A portion of the Roseovarius sp. SCSIO 43702 genome contains these proteins:
- a CDS encoding ATPase — protein MNMQVTRGGVQPPPPPSTIEDMRLPVVMMRDILLKTMFRKNIDTVSEISEAICLPRAVSQELVDMAREQRLLEATGTLNANSGNEMGYQLTDAGKARAHDALTQSEYFGAMPVPLSVYREQVMRQSIRNIQITRRELTDAMGHLVLPDSLLDHLGPAVSAGRSILMYGPPGNGKSSISNGIRDAMGDRIYVPRAIEYAGQVITVYDPIVHSKAETETDDPNSLRRRRTFDTRYVRCERPTVITGGELTLDMLDLVYNPTARTYQAPLQLKATGGIFIVDDLGRQVEPPQNLVNRWIVPLEESKDILALQSGEKFEVPFDTLAIFSTNFHPNAIFDQAALRRIFYKIKIDGPCQADFLKIFAMVAKKKGMPLSEAALVHLLKKKYPAINNVYANYQPVFLIDQMISICQFEGIEYQMTPELIDRAWANMFVKDEEIVR, from the coding sequence CACCCCCCAGCACGATCGAGGACATGCGCCTGCCGGTCGTGATGATGCGCGACATCCTTCTCAAGACCATGTTCCGCAAGAATATCGACACGGTTTCAGAGATTTCCGAGGCGATCTGCCTGCCCCGCGCGGTCAGCCAGGAGCTCGTCGACATGGCCCGCGAACAGCGCCTTCTCGAGGCGACCGGCACGCTCAACGCCAACTCCGGCAACGAGATGGGCTACCAGCTCACCGATGCCGGCAAGGCGCGCGCTCACGACGCGTTAACACAATCGGAATATTTCGGTGCCATGCCTGTGCCCCTGTCGGTTTATCGCGAACAGGTCATGCGCCAATCCATCCGCAACATCCAGATCACGCGCCGCGAACTCACCGACGCGATGGGCCATCTTGTCCTGCCCGACAGCCTGCTCGACCATCTCGGGCCGGCGGTGTCCGCCGGACGCTCGATCCTGATGTATGGCCCGCCGGGCAACGGTAAATCAAGCATTTCCAACGGGATACGCGATGCGATGGGCGACAGGATCTATGTCCCCCGCGCCATCGAATACGCGGGCCAAGTCATCACCGTCTATGACCCGATCGTCCATTCCAAGGCCGAGACCGAGACCGACGATCCCAATTCGCTGCGCCGGCGCCGCACCTTCGATACGCGCTATGTCCGCTGCGAACGTCCCACGGTGATCACCGGCGGCGAACTGACGCTCGACATGCTCGATCTGGTCTACAACCCCACCGCCCGGACCTACCAGGCCCCGCTGCAACTCAAGGCGACGGGCGGGATCTTCATCGTCGACGACCTCGGCCGCCAGGTCGAACCGCCGCAGAACCTCGTCAACCGCTGGATCGTCCCGCTCGAGGAATCGAAGGACATCCTCGCGCTGCAATCGGGCGAGAAATTCGAGGTGCCATTCGACACGCTGGCGATCTTCTCGACCAACTTCCACCCGAACGCCATCTTCGACCAGGCCGCGCTGCGCCGGATCTTCTACAAGATCAAGATCGACGGCCCCTGCCAGGCGGACTTCCTCAAGATCTTCGCCATGGTCGCCAAGAAGAAGGGCATGCCGCTTTCCGAAGCCGCGCTCGTTCACCTGCTCAAGAAGAAATATCCCGCGATCAACAACGTCTACGCCAATTATCAGCCCGTGTTCCTCATCGACCAGATGATCTCGATCTGCCAGTTCGAGGGCATCGAATACCAGATGACGCCCGAGCTGATCGACCGCGCCTGGGCCAACATGTTCGTGAAGGACGAAGAGATCGTGAGGTAG